Proteins from a single region of Plasmodium brasilianum strain Bolivian I chromosome 13, whole genome shotgun sequence:
- a CDS encoding hypothetical protein (Plasmodium exported protein), producing the protein MKENFNSTIFIKIFIFTLLIWIIHYNNNLNRCSGLLDKTYKLDRNLYLTINRLLAHYSVNGKFDVLYSKVLDEEDISENNKDTLLKNEELKDSTLKRVEWGKVAKSNKSSLFSRVDVLCEKKIFSLLDSFDKIRNNEEINDWEKCKAINRKKIKLALIPLSLLVLSLSVFFKLVHRFKERSIKISSDLLTIILLGLIFAMIISIVLGIIYTYKKIKKYRMIRKK; encoded by the exons atgaaagaaaatttcaattccactatttttattaaaatcttTATCTTTACTCTTTTAATTTGGATAATtcattataacaataatctg aaTAGATGCAGTGGGTTATTGGATAAGACGTATAAGTTAGATAGAAATTTATACTTAACAATTAATCGACTGTTAGCGCATTATTCAGTGAATGGAAAATTTGATGTATTATATAGCAAAGTACTAGATGAAGAAGATATATCTGAAAATAACAAAGAcacattattaaaaaacgAAGAATTAAAAGATAGTACATTAAAAAGAGTGGAATGGGGTAAAGTAGctaaaagtaataaatcTTCGTTATTTAGTAGAGTGGATGTATtgtgtgaaaaaaaaatattcagtTTATTAGATTCCTTTGACAAAATAAGGAATAACGAAGAAATCAACGATTGGGAAAAGTGTAAAGccataaatagaaaaaagataaaattagcACTTATTCCATTATCTTTGTTAGTATTGAGTTTAtcagtattttttaaattagttCATAGATTTAAAGAACGATCTATTAAAATTAGTAGTGATTTGTTAACAATAATTTTACTAGGTTTGATATTTGCAATGATCATATCTATTGTATTAggtattatttatacctataaaaaaattaaaaaatatagaatgataaggaaaaaataa
- a CDS encoding fam-l protein, translating to MGQKIKFILIIKIGAFILLTWIYYFSNDIRMFKKYFHGNCNFVKKLDTITYRLLAKCKHPKDSSIVGLNEEIPNNAMKKKKDSYNYECWEKSKNKQSNGRSSTNQEGHKQNITNKSCMFETKKYSHVEKKIFKELDYMDFLKNSRTISNKTYKKLVRKKYGLRIVLPLLLFLFLLTVFVVDLSVGYAFESDGGSWGLIGLTEYLKTLTEQNNGWLNDFLVWLKDKLPWLSACSNLDTGTHKACFLGPIFGILIYFIPFLILGVTFILAIFYYHKKVKKYEKIKYRKR from the exons ATGGggcaaaaaattaagtttatcttaattataaaaattggtgcttttatccttttaacGTGGATATACTATTTTAGCAATGACATA agaatgtttaaaaaatatttccatgGGAATTGCAACTTcgttaaaaaattagatacAATAACTTATCGCTTACTAGCAAAATGTAAACATCCTAAGGATTCAAGCATTGTAGGTTTAAATGAAGAGATACCAAATAAtgcaatgaaaaaaaaaaaagattcatataattatgaatgTTGGGAAAagtcaaaaaataaacaatcaAATGGGCGTTCATCAACAAATCAGGAAGGTcacaaacaaaatataacaaataaatctTGTAtgtttgaaacaaaaaaatattctcatgttgaaaaaaaaatattcaaagaactCGATTACAtggattttcttaaaaatagcAGGACAATTAGCAATAAGACTTACAAAAAGTTAGTACGTAAAAAATACGGATTGAGAATTGTTTTacctttattattgtttttgttcttattaaCAGTATTCGTAGTAGATTTATCAGTGGGTTATGCATTTGAAAGTGATGGAGGATCTTGGGGACTAATAGGTTTGacagaatatttaaaaacattGACGGAACAGAATAATGGATGGTTGAATGATTTTTTAGTATGGTTGAAGGATAAATTACCATGGTTATCGGCATGTTCTAATTTAGATACAGGTACCCATAAGGCCTGTTTTTTAGGACCAATATTTggtattttgatatatttcaTACCCTTCCTTATATTAGGTGTCACCTTTATATTggctattttttattaccacaaaaaagttaaaaaatatgaaaaaattaagtacaGGAAAAGGTGA
- a CDS encoding fam-m protein, with the protein MEQKIKSNLFINIVMFILLTWICHFYSHVSIFNNPLEQKNKICKTSDIRNNRILARYKQEIGSNRVGLKRKIPNNKEYEKNKQSHACLSINVGGDDRANENKSSANYRRNTYNKKRLVDKLYYINKVRNSVNLDIENLRRSVHYIYILFIAFCATLAILAMILSYYLRNEESLIQLFSGVIAVSVAENGFIKSSDESYTLGRVLKKRTYRLLAEYKEGKGSNIVVLKDMPNYKECKNKDKSNNKKGGILKNGKPNKSLSKKRFYIKLTDYNDGMYDKKYLNFEKKWIRKNDYEIFQEQNKRISDKNLKKIKFRSYGFAVAVFFLFFLFGIGFPILQGLELLKPLQTQLLGLLTIFSFNPTAVQDYICSIFYGVLIIILAIVIITTIPKILINNEEYKKFKLMNVQKEQ; encoded by the exons atggaacaaaaaattaagtcaaacttgtttattaatattgttatgTTTATCCTTTTAACTTGGATATGCCATTTTTACAGTCATGtg AGCATATTTAATAATCCTTTGGAAcagaagaataaaatttgtaaaacatctgatataagaaataatCGAATACTGGCAAGGTATAAACAGGAAATTGGTTCAAACAGAGTGGGattaaaacgaaaaataccaaataataaagagtacgaaaaaaacaaacaatcTCATGCATGCCTGTCAATTAATGTAGGTGGCGATGATCGCgctaatgaaaataaatcttCTGCAAACTATAGaagaaatacatataataaaaaaagattggtagataaattatattatataaataaagttaGGAATTCTGTAAATCTTGACATTGAGAATTTAAGAAGGAgtgtacattatatatatattttatttattgcttTTTGTGCCACTCTTGCAATTCTTGCAATGATTTTAAGTTATTATTTAAGAAATGAAGAATCTCTGATACAATTATTTTCAGGGGTAATTGCTGTTAGTGTAGCAGAA aATGGGTTTATCAAGTCTTCGGATGAGAGTTACACTCTTGGTagagttttaaaaaaaagaacctATAGATTACTAGCTGAATATAAAGAGGGTAAGGGCTCAAATATTGTAGTATTAAAAGATATGCCAAATTATAAAGagtgtaaaaataaagataaatctaataataaaaaagggggAATACTGAAAAATGGGAAACCCAATAAATCATTAAGTAAGAAGAGATTCTATATAAAACTTACGGATTATAATGATGGAAtgtatgataaaaaatatttaaattttgaaaaaaaatggattagaaaaaatgattatgaGATCTTCCAAGAAcagaataaaagaattagtgataaaaatttaaaaaaaataaaatttagaagtTACGGATTTGCAGTtgctgttttttttctttttttcttgtttggAATAGGATTCCCTATATTACAAGGTTTGGAGCTGCTGAAGCCTCTACAGACGCAGCTTTTAGGGCTActaacaattttttctttcaatcCTACTGCAGTACAAGACTATATTTGTTCAATATTTTATGGAgtacttattattattttagcTATCGTAATTATAACAACTATACCTAAGatcttaataaataatgaagaatataaaaaatttaagttaaTGAATGTACAAAAAGAACAATGA
- a CDS encoding fam-l protein → MEKKIMLIIFINIATFIPLIWICHLSNETRTFYGSLGENYINDKKLNTKDYRLLAKCKHNKDSCTMGLKEGILNNDMTERKDISNNENIFAQLNRQSNRSLSRNIKRHKKVKKNNSRIFETEQYSRFEKKIFKELDYANFLKNNRGISNKIYQKIIRKKYGFRLSLPIFFVLLLSILLLLDLFVGYGLINGLFKVLNIISVSLEYQAVGNAKSLQVMLKPLYDWLKESHFSSFFKCAVNVTGGSSGSSNIDKHYYITGFFGFLIYFIPIFIIGVTCLLGVFYYHKKVKKYEKIKFKKR, encoded by the exons atggaaaaaaaaattatgttaatcatatttattaatattgctACGTTTATACCTTTAATATGGATATGCCATTTAAGCAATGAAACt AGGACATTTTATGGATCTTTGGGTGAAAACTATATAAAtgacaaaaaattaaatacaaagGATTATCGATTATTAGCAAAATGTAAACATAATAAGGATTCATGTACTATGGGGTTAAAAGAAGGGATACTAAATAATGATATGACagaaagaaaagatatatctaataatgaaaacataTTTGCACAATTAAATAGACAATCAAATAGAAGTTTATCaaggaatataaaaaggcacaaaaaagttaaaaaaaataattctcgTATATTTGAAACAGAACAATATTCCCGTTtcgaaaaaaagatattcaAAGAACTTGATTATGCTAACTTTCTTAAAAACAACAGGGGGATTAGTAATAAGATttaccaaaaaataatacgtaAAAAGTACGGATTTCGATTAAGTTTacctatattttttgttttgttgttATCCATATTACTTTTACTAGATTTATTCGTGGGTTATGGACTTATAAATGGTTTGTTTAAGGTTTTGAATATTATCTCTGTATCTTTGGAGTACCAAGCTGTAGGAAATGCGAAATCCCTACAAGTAATGCTGAAACCTCTATATGATTGGTTGAAAGAATCTCATTTTAGTTCTTTCTTCAAATGTGCTGTTAATGTAACAGGGGGGAGTTCAGGCAGTTCTAATATAGataaacattattatataaccGGTTTCTTTGGTTTTCTGATATATTTCATTCCCATCTTTATAATAGGTGTCACATGTTTATTAGGGGTTTTTTActaccataaaaaagttaaaaaatatgaaaaaattaagtttaaaaaaaggtaa
- a CDS encoding fam-m protein — protein sequence MEQIVKSILFIKIFAFILLTGICHFKNNVQDKDSNILELEQNIKNNTKCKKKDIAINEKGEKDKNKKSNKSSLNKAQYYTEVIDYNNGMFDGKHFHFEKKWIKKKDYDNFLERNRRICDISLRKIRFRKYSIGIAMFFIFLLLGIGIPILSSLPSLKEAWESITNDGILNKLKVNVEAWGDNVLSYLIIALFSVLMVMLAVMLIVGFYKILRNNEKYNKIKLIKA from the exons atggaACAAATAGTTAagtcaattttatttattaaaatttttgcgTTTATCCTTTTAACTGGGATAtgtcattttaaaaataatgtg CAGGATAAggattcaaatattttagagttagaacaaaatataaaaaacaatacaaagtgcaaaaaaaaggatatagctattaatgaaaaaggagaaaaagataaaaacaaaaaatctAATAAAAGTTCATTAAATAAGGCACAATACTATACCGAAGTtatagattataataatggaatgtttgatggaaaacatttccattttgaaaaaaaatggattaaaaaaaaagattacgATAATTTTCTTGAAAGAAACAGGAGAATTTGTGATATAtcattaagaaaaataagatttAGAAAGTATAGCATTGGAATTgctatgttttttatttttctcttgcTGGGAATAGGAATACCCATATTATCAAGTTTACCGTCCTTGAAAGAGGCATGGGAAAGCATTACAAACGATGGAATATTGAATAAATTGAAAGTTAATGTAGAAGCATGGGGAGACAATGTACTGTCCTATCTTATTATAGCATTATTTAGCGTACTTATGGTTATGTTAGCTGTTATGCTTATAGTAGGGTTCTACAagattttaagaaataatgaaaaatataacaaaattaagtTAATAAAGGcgtaa